The genome window GTGAGATAGCTCTCACCAGTGCACCAGGCCTGTCCTTCAACAAGATTGCAACTGGTGATTAAAATTAAACTAGTCGGTTAACCATGCGTtacgacggctcacaacaatatccacgtaaagtatccaccaaaaagatctcaagattttttattgattgtctccgctcttcgcataatatttttatgaacgcacgagtaccataggcagcaaatcagagacccccatccctcgccccccccccccccacttctaaggtttcgtagagcaggaggggaagggaagaggcggacATACCTGTAGctagttagggtttagggtttagaatttagggtttaggatttagtaAATACACATGTAGCTAGTTAGGATTTAGTAAATACACATGTAGCTAGTTAGATTCCATAAAAGCAAAACAGCAACTGAACAGCCCCTGTTCAAGCCTTCTAGGATAATATTTCTCAGTCACATCCATGACTTGTCTAACAACAGTGGTGGAGGACAAAAATAATAATGAGGTATGGCTGAAGAAGGACAAAAAAAGAGAAaaatatgatgcaacacataGGACTTGAACCTGGAACCTGTTGATTGCAAGCAATATGAACTTACCACTACACCAAACATGACTTTTAGGTATGGCTCAAGCCATAGTTGGCCATAACAGGTGCTCCGCCACTGCCTAACAAGATTGCAACTGGTCGGGAAGACCCAATGCCGGAGATTCCCACGAGTGGGATACCAGAAAGGATAAACCGAGGTAAGCCTCCCCCCCTGCAAAAGCAGAGAGGCTACTTCGAACACGTGAGATAGCTCTCACCAGTGCACCAGGCCTGTCCTTCAACAAGATTGCAACTGGTGATTAAAATTAAACTAGTCGGTTAACCATGCGTtacgacggctcacaacaatatccacgtaaagtatccaccaaaaagatctcaagattttttattgattgtctccgctcttcgcataatatttttatgaacgcacgagtaccataggcagcaaatcagagacccccATCCCTCCCCCCCCCCACTtctaaggtttcgtagagcaggaggggaagaggcggacatacctattcgttgccggagaaggacacgacgaagacctaggcatctggaggcgacatatgTAGTATACcactagatatatagggagagagcacgcaagcggagaaagaagcccagccggagcagctccaaaccgagaggcacccgcaccaggcgtcaatccgagaagggcgagagaatgcgagtgtcttcccagccctggacccgccgaagcgacacaacaccaccaccaactctgtagcatacgccgactgctgccacgctacgggtcttggttgtccaatatctcagacctggactcctcatcgccaagataacctaattgtggcaggcgccaccatgtcctcgACAGCACGCACGGAGAAACgccaggagcatgaccgactagtcccgtacccgcgtcgacgagcgtcgatcggctcgcggctgcgaccgtgggcgagggcagcaggttggggaggaagaacagggcgaaggccgagaagacgaacgggacgtccaacgacggcgaaaacgatggtgcgcgcatgatgtgaaatgtcctcgtggacgtgcaatagccactgcgcgagtcGGTGTCGAGGCTAGTGTCAGATGAATACGGGGAGAAGGCGCATGCTCCTACGCCCTCTGCCGAAAATGGGGTGAtgcggaggtggaggcatgaagggagagagaaaagaagtagaatggcgaactaggtggtggcaactgaggcgaggaccatcattatcgtgcgaaGGTACAGATGGACAGATGGGTCGTTTCTGGCGAGCCGgtccgaggcacgacccatttaatagtgtctgggCCAACCCGACACGAGCGCACGTgcggtgcttgggccgtagccttGGCCCGTAGTGgtggcccggcccgacacgattaatttttttttacaaaaaattatatatacatatgtacaatttatattcaatattgtaAACACTTGAGCATCATGTTTTACTGGTTAGAGAAATTCGTCTAGTGTCTCgcacccttcttccatcaggttgtgggttcaaaccccaacTCCTGCACCGCTTTTTAATATAACCCACCTCCTATACCGCttattaacattttacgctgagttgatttgaaagaaatgtaggaacttttttgtaaaaaaaaataaccgttgaaactgatgctttaagtatagtgGAGATTAAAAATAAAAAAGGATCTGCGCTGTGGCCATGGGTGCAAAAGAAGAAAAAACAGAAAGATTAACTATTGTAACAGCTGATATACTGCCTGTTAAGGCCAGCAGAACAGACTAAAAGTTCAGCAAGCACAAAAATGACAGAATCAATATAGGAAGATTGTATCAGGTAGGAATGTCAACTCTAACagtctcctttcttttcttccaGAATACAGGTGCTTCTCAAAATTGGATTTGAACAGAACCCAAGTTTTGTACTTCACAGTAGTATTGAACGCAAATTTCAAATTATAATGTTGTTATATATACATGTAAATCCATATTGATGACAGGCTGACTCTAGGCCACTTACAATAGAAGAGAATTAGGTAGTGTGACTAAATCAACGACAGTAAGCTTCAAAACAACATCATGCAGTTTTAGGAGTCAGTCCTTTTTCACCCCTTTTACTTTTATAGGCAGGTAGGTAGTTCTTCGCAAAATACAAGTCAAAGTAGAACATCGCAGTGGAGCAAGTCAAACCAAAGTAAGTTCAAAACTGTTTTCAAGCCAAATAGATTCAGCACAAGGATTCAATTTTCAAACTTAAGTTTGAAATGGTATGCAAAGACACTTTAATTCAGCCATCAGAAAAAGGGGGTCTGCATCTGCATGCCATGACCATGAAGTAGATCTATCATCAGACTAACAACTGTCATAAGAATCCAGTAACAAtataggtgctgtttggttcagccGTGGGAATGGCACCGTTAATAATTAGCGCTTTAATTCCTTAACTGACCGGGAAGGGAACGGATAGCACCGGTCAAGGAGTGGTTTCGTCGTTGTATAATATCGTATCAGATAACGTTGTGAATTAATACGGGCTGCTGTACCCAAACACGAAACAACGCGATCGGATCACACTGTAAATTGATAACGGGCCAAAAGGACCGAACCAAACAGCCAAATAGTGTAAATTAGTCCATACATAATTACATACCTAAATAGAGTGTGGATGTCTGCAGTTGTAAGGAACCCCCTTCCATTAAGATCAAGGCATCTAAATAAATATGTCAAGCCTTCAGGGGTATCTTTGTTTTCTAGAGCCAAAACAAAATCAAGAAAGCTTTCGAAGTCCATCTCGCGACTGTTTCCACCTCCAACTTTGCTCCGGCGGACATGCTCATCAAAAACTGAAAAACTCAACCACATTGTTGTTACGTAGTCATGAATAAACCCTCAAAGACAGTTCATGATCTAAATACAAGCTTTGACACAACAACAAAAGTATAACCAAAACAGTGGCAGATTTTAACCTCTTTCAATGAAAATCTCAGTCAATGTGCCATCTGCATATTCCTTGAGTTCTTGTTTGCTCAGTGTACTGTTTGTATCCTTATCTAGTGCAAGAAACATGTCTGCACAGGCATGAGGTCAATATTAAATACAGAGCATACAGCACACTAGAACGGTAGGTAGAGAACACATTACAAATCCAAGGGGGAAAACAACAATTTTGCGAGAATTACAGCTGACATACCACATATGCGCTGAGCTGAAGTTAAGGAAAACCAATTTTCTGCCTGCTCGACATCAGTTACCTCTTCCTCGCTTTCCTGAAAATAAAAGTGACAATAATCATCAAAATGTGCAAATTCTCAAAATCATGTGAAATACAAATATGCAGCAACATTTTTTCTCAAATACGCAGGACAgctgcgtatcattatattaataGGAGAGGAAAAAAAGCATCAGGCCCAAAACAAAGAAAAACAAGCACACACACACACCCTGGAAAAAAACCCTAAACGCACACACGCACCCAAAGACACCCCCAGCGCACAACCTATACAACACACCAGCGCACACAACCTAAGAAATTCTCCTCCTTTAGCCAGGGTCAAATAGAGTTCAAATGTTATTGGCACCTGCCAAAGTCCATAGTTGCAGCTCATCTCTGAATCCCTCCTCTAGGGAAGATAGGCAGGGTCGCGCAAAACACATTTATTTCTATGCTTCCAAATGCTCCATGCTTCAAGGATGACAATACTATTGAAACCCTTTCTTTTGCCTTTGGGGCTAGATGAGAAGTTTTCCTCCACCAGTCCACGAAACAGCTATCACCTCGCTTAGGCACCACATTATTAAGGCTAATCGAAGATAGAATACCATGCCCAAACTGCCTTGCAAAAACACAGCTGGTTAAGATGTGCTGGACCGTTTCTTCCTCTTGGTCACAAAGGACACAGCTCTGTTTCTttgtcatgggcatcatagggagcggtCACTCATGTGGGGCCGCACCTATGCGCGCCAAAAGCGAGAGGCCGCAGGGGGCGCTGGCAGCAGCACGCGCAAGGAAGGCACGGACGctggcagcagcgcgcgcaaggaaGGCATGGCAAAGGAAAGCGCGCACAAGGAAGGCATGGCAAAGGAAAGCGCGCGCAAGGAAGGCATGGCAAAGGAAAGTGACTGATTTGGTGGCTAAATTGATAGACCTAAATTGTAGGGGAGATAATTTCAATTAGTCACTTGCCTAATTAGTGGTTGCCTAGTTGGTCAACCGGTGGCCTATATATAGGCCTGTACGCAGGAGACAAAGGAAGAAAAAATatattatcaaaccaatctctctctcttgcaatgaccctctcaagcgcctagggctgctaccctagaaccaagcctgcggcagaggggtataacctcgccggagaagacagttatccccatggaccgaaggtccatgacatTCTTCCTCTTGGTCACAAAGGACACAGCTCTGGGTATAGTCAAGTCCTCTTTTTTTAAGTATGTCTGTTGTCCAACATTTATtattactagtcggttgcccgtgcgttgtgacggttcacaacaatacccacgtaaactatccaccaaaaagatctcaagattttttattgattgtctccgctctccgcataatttttttttatttgactaacCGATGTTGTTTACTCTATCCAATATATCTTGATACAACACGGCCAATGAAAGGAACGATTAGAAAAgaaagagttcacaacgactgactgaacgaacagagattatagaatgacataattccaccatatagAGACCGGCCTATTTAATAGTGTCTGAGCCAGCCCGGCACGAGTGCAGTGTCGTGCTTAGGCCGTAGCCTCGGTCTGTAGTGCTGGCTCAGCCCGGCACGATTATAttattttattttacaaaaaaatggtatatacatatgtataatttatattcaatattaaaaacacctgagcatgatgttctactgattAGACGGCTTCACCTAGTGTCttccgcccttcttccatcagggcgtgggttcaaaccccacctcctgcaccgctttttaacattttacgctgatttaaccaaATGGCCCGATGGGCTAATGGGCCGGCCTGACACGGTCAGCAGGCTGGCATGCCGTGCCTAGGCCGGAGCTGTGGCCCGTGGGCGTCGGGCCTAACGGGCCCATGCcgggccgccgtttggccatctatattgCGGAGATGTGGTTTGGGACGTGGAGGTTGGTTGCACGAAGGGGACGGGCGTGTAgcgggttaatttgaaatagatgtgaggTGTTATTTGTAAATAAAAATGACGCagaacgaccgttgaaactggcgctttaatatagtagagaatgGCAAGCCAAACAAAGGTTTTACATTTGGGGGCTGCTCAGGTCTTCCAAATTCTCTTCCAAGGTTCAAAGGAAACTGCACCACTGAAAAAATTATGTACACAGGCTTGGAGCTGAATACCCCATCACTAGAAAATCTCCACACATGTGTATCATTATTATCTTCTATGATGAATTTTTCTAAGACATCTCATAGCTGTAAGTACTGTCCAATGCCCACAAGAGAGAGGTTTCCCTGTATATAACTAAAAACTATTTGGTGCAAACCACTAAAAGCCGCTAAAAGTTCTTCCatatatattttcacagttcaatccgaaagccactaaaagcaggttcagaggtgctttcagttttgcactgcgagaaagtcCACTTTTAAAAAAACTGCTTCGCagccctttggtttggcttttggcttttggggggcaaaagtcaaaccaaacacactctcCAAGTCCAAGGTTTAGCGGTGTTTGTTTCTGAAACCATAGCCATCTCATTTGCAATGCCTAGCTCATGGTGAGAAGGTTAGGTATTCCAAGGCCTCCCAATTCAATAGTCCTAGTGACCTATTCCCAAGCTATAAGGCAATTTACACTGTACAAGTATAATATTCTCAAGTTCACCATGTTGGACAGTGCAAAAAAAAGTACCTGATGTAGTTCCATTAGCTCCTGAAGACAATTGCTCAGCAACACTTTCTTTATGCATGCTTTCCCTGCAAGAATAAATAGTATAATGCAACATAGGCGGTTAATCTCGTAACGTTGTGTTGGATATAAATTCACTGTATAAGTCTAGTTCTTTTTTTATACCCCGTTTGTGTGGATCACAGAAGAAAAAGAACTTGCGTGCAGCTATGCGGCAGAACATCTGAACAAATGCAGTAGGCATGTCACGCAATTGTGCCAAATTGGGGATGAGTCCTCTAATATATGCTTCCATTTCCTATGAAAATAAATGAGTGAGTCCTCTTATACATGTTTCCATTTCCTACGAGAACAATTAAGGTATAAAAAAACACTTTTAAGGTGCAAAGTATGATCAACATGTCCTGGGGTGTCCTTACATGAGGCTGAAGGAAACCATCAGAATCCTCATCAAGCTCACTCATATCAATTCTTGCTTGAGTAAGAGAAACCTGCACAAGAACCAGTAAGCAAATGATCAGTACATAGCACCATAATTTGCACAATTAGATTCTAAGGTGTAGCCTAACCGTTATTTAGACAAACTTGGTATAAATAACGAAACGGTATAACTAATGGAGTAAAAATTACTTCAGATAAGAATAGAGAACAGAATCGCTAATAATGTGGATTTTAACCAACCCACAATCTATTAGAAACAAAATGAAGCATCTGGGACAAAACTAGCTGGCAAGTTTAACTGCTCTTTCTCGCAGAAAATAACTCACTGTTCGCATGACATAAAGATAAAATGGTAGGATAGCAATCCTCCCAGAGTCATCCTTCTCAAACTTCATGAAGTTTGAAGGGCTGAAGAAGCGTTTGCATTTCTGACCAATCTGCTCCGTGCAGACTGTAGCGATATGGCAGAAATCTTCATAATTCATCTGCAGTATCTCAGGAAGAATAAGAAAGGGAGATATCATAAGAAAACAGTGCTACATAGTCAGATAAAGAAATATAAATGGAGATCATGAATGTAGTTGTTAGCGGTAAGCCGGTGAGCTAGAACAAAACTAGTATTCCAATATTCAAAAATGCAACAAGAATTAAGACTTCTACAAATGGATGTGATGTAAAATACATGTATCAAAAAAGAATCTTACCTTTTCAGCACCAGTAGCATCATCGATTACACAATTTTCTCTGAGACAAACCCACATGGCATCAAGATCATCAGCATTCAGCAGCATCTCTGATTGTTTCTGTAATTGGTTTTGAAAAGATACCATAAGGCACAAGTCATGAAAAGGAAAATACCAACTAAATAAAGCTTAGCATGTCACCGGCCTTATGTTACCTTTAAAAACCTATACTTGGCCAACCTTTGAACTCTAGAGCTAATAGATCCTTCTTCAGGTTTCTGGACACATGATGGAGATTAGTATCCACAACTAAGGTGCAAGATTCTACAAAAAGGACCAAGTGTAGTTACTAAGGGAACCCAAAAGAAATTATTACCTATACTATTGCATTAATCTGTAAATTTCATCTTAAAAGTACAAATATAAAAGGACAAGAATAGTCAGCAAACTGAATTGTGCACCTTCTTGTAGAAACTTGGGATGGAACCAGCTTCAGCACTCTTCCGCTGCCGCTCCTTGAAAATCTCAAGCAATATCCTTTTAGTCTCCAGTTCTGCAAATTGTGCATATGGAACAAATCATGAACATGGTGCGAAATGTATATGTTGATTAACAAAACAACCACAGGAGTCTAGCATTTTATGTTAAGCTTGTTTCCAAAGAGAACATGCTAGTTTTTTGTATCACTTTAGTGCGCCCACGAGTAAGGAATAACGCCAAACTACTTTAATTCAATAATTGTAAAAAATTGCAAAAGAAAAAAGGTCCCAGTTCTCTGTGCAGGTGCAGTGACAGAAGTACTAGCACTCAGACTCAGCCCACCGTCCTAAGGCCAGGCCGGCGGGATCCTCTGCAGGTACATCTGTGAACGGAGCTACAGCTGGCCGGCTGACGTGTGGGGCCTGCCACGGCCTGGCCCCACACGTCAGCCGCCGGACATACCTGTATCGGAAGAGTTTCCGAGGCCAGGCATCCCCCTATCGTCAAATTATGAGTATGGGTGTGAGCTCAAACAGCAGAAACCCAAAATATATATCCTCCATAAACATCACTACCTCTTCAGAAAGCACCATTGTTCTTCCCGAATGAATCACCACCAAAATCAACAGCTGCAAATCAGTATCCAACTTTTTCAGGTGCCCCTTGTGCTGCATTACATCAACATAAATACTATGCTGCACAAACCCCATCCTCCTACTATACACATTTCAAACTGGGCGGATGTAAACCTTAGTCCTAGCACCTAAACCACCGCCTCGAAATCCAAGGCGCGCAGCTCCGACCGAGCCTAGCGCGGAAGCCGGGGGCTAGGGAGGAACAGAGGAGAGAGGCACTGACCCATGAGGGCCTCGGATCCGAGGCCGGCGCCCATGCCGACGAAGCGGCGGAGGTTGCGTACCCACGACATGGAAGAGGCAGGTGGGATCCGCCTCCCGGCGGCCGCAGACGAGGCCTCGTCGCCGCCGGCGTCCGTGCCATCGCCGGAGGCGGTGCTCATCGCCGTCGCGGTGGTGGATCGGGTGCTCAGGGCGGGCGCGTGGGGGAGCACTGAGTGAAATGGGCCCGACGCTCTCCGGTTTTGGAGTGTTGAGAACTTTACCACATATCAACATATTCTCCCTTTCCGTAAGTACAACATTAGGTACGAGAAGATGTGGAAGACTTATCTCACTTTACACAAGTCCACACACTAAAAAGAACACATGAGATACAAAATATAGTATTGGGTCTTTAGTCACTTTCTCTTCTGTATTCCATATGAGGGGTATATATTCTATATATAAAGACAGGATATCCCTAGGAGgcatattcggtatttgcccatATAACCCTTTATTAGTGTTTCTCAACACTCCCCTTTGGGTGAATAACGCGATCAACACATGCCTCATTAAAACTCTCAAAAACCTAGgggaaaatatggagaaagaacGAATGGTGACGCATATTGCATTGCACTTTATTTCTTCGTTAAAaatctcatgtgagaaactttagGAAAACTCACTAAAGGAAAAGGAGTACAACAATTGTCATCTGGTCAGATTTTCGATCTTCTGGATTTGCATTGTGTCGAATCTTCTACGACGGCTAACTTTAAAAATGTGCTCCCCTGATCTTTGCGAAAACTATCTCAATAtgacaaaacatcttcttctgaaagtatatgcacatagaaatttagcaaacggattgcatcCTTGCAAGGATTATTTCAGAAACTTCACctcaactcacttctaggatacacGAGGTAAGTGCACATATCAACATAAACAAGCCACTTCGACTGGTGGTGTTCGATCAAATAGATCTACATATTTGATAGAAACTTTcacaaaggttcacatattgatcaaacTAACGCCTTCGGGGCATACAATATGGCATTCAGTGTCTCACAATTGTGATCAAGATTTAGCATTTGCTCCTCCTGACGATGACATCCATCAAAGTCATTATCCCTCATAACTTAAACATATTCTTCAAGAAATATGCCTCATTGTTCATCTAGAATAATGAGCATGGATGGGGCTAGGGAGCTACacctttcattctatcatacaccACAatgtatacatagttgtgcaaagcaaataacttgTCCTTCCATGGGACTCAGGGGGATACAATAGTTGTGATGATACATATTCTAGATATGACTCATCGCTCCATACGTTCATTCATTACAACATTTTGCCGGTAACAccgaaaccttataggtttctgccataggggctttagaggataccgtaattccacagctAGTGGAAAATAGCATGAGTAaaactcgtggaatgcacatgtgcttattcggtgaatttcaagtcctttggtacctcatctcattccttttcgggtctatatagatctttatccctttatcgggattaatcaattttggtgtttaACTCAGACTTTGATTCTTCTAGAAAGTTTCCATTAGAGAACTACAATCTCAATTACGAGATATTGTCTCTACACAGGAGAATtatcattcatcaggaatgtattgTCGGTATGAAATttgtatgttgcatatttataattcaagaaTATGAGTCCTTCTAGGATCTCATGATGGATCTTCTGAATCCTTTTAACTGCATATTTTAGTTCATGCCATTTGACAGATTATATCATATAACGAAACAGTGTTATTTAACACATATGTGGgaatgggtctctcacaagaccacttgaaccatcgcattcaccactcaTTATTTCGATAgcgcccataaatgtccgaaagTCACGCTCGCGCCGGAAGCCGCGTCTCGCCCACGCCGGAGCCTTGTCACCGCCAGTGGTGCGCCCTCGCATCGTCAGGCCCGCGCCCACGCCGAAACAGTGCCTCACCGTGCTAGAGGTCGCGTCAGGTGTCGCACTCGAGGTGGGCGGTACCAGCGACCGTCTGTCAGTCTCATCCCTCTTCCTTGCGTGGAGACGCGATCGAAAGGAGCACTCATGTCCCCCATTCGTTTTCTCGTGCCTAGACGGTTGAAAAAACCCAGTCCCATTCGCGTTCCCACCCAGGAAAACTGGATCTTGACTCAGTGAGAAGGCAGGGAGTTGGTCGACACTTCTTTCGTattgataacgtgttgagaactacgttaccacggatcaccagatccgctcccttcccttccATCAGCAGATTAGGCGCGAGAAGATGTGGAAGACCCATCTCCCTTCCCAGAAGTCCACACACTCAGAGAACACACGAGATACAAGATGTAGGGTTGGGCCTTTGGCCTCTTTCTCTTATGTATTCCATATGAGGGGTACATGTTCTATATATAAAGACGTGATACCCCTTAGGGgcatattcggtatttgcccacataacccttcattagggtttctcaacaggGAGCACTCGGTCTCGTGTTCTCGGTCTTGTGGTCAAGGAGCGTTGGTTTAGT of Zea mays cultivar B73 chromosome 8, Zm-B73-REFERENCE-NAM-5.0, whole genome shotgun sequence contains these proteins:
- the LOC100282304 gene encoding Probable serine/threonine-protein phosphatase 2A regulatory subunit B'' subunit TON2 (The RefSeq protein has 1 substitution compared to this genomic sequence); this encodes MSTASGDGTDAGGDEASSAAAGRRIPPASSMSWVRNLRRFVGMGAGLGSEALMELETKRILLEIFKERQRKSAEAGSIPSFYKKKPEEGSISSRVQRLAKYRFLKKQSEMLLNADDLDAMWVCLRENCVIDDATGAEKMNYEDFCHIATVCTEQIGQKCKRFFSPSNFMKFEKDDSGRIAILPFYLYVMRTVSLTQARIDMSELDEDSDGFLQPHEMEAYIRGLIPNLAQLRDMPTAFVQMFCRIAARKFFFFCDPHKRGKACIKKVLLSNCLQELMELHQESEEEVTDVEQAENWFSLTSAQRICDMFLALDKDTNGTLSKQELKEYADGTLTEIFIERVFDEHVRRSKVGGGNSREMDFESFLDFVLALENKDTPEGLTYLFRCLDLNGRGFLTTADIHTLFRDVHQKWIEGGNYELCIEDVRDEIWDMVKPADPLRISLSDLLSCKQGGTIASMLVDVRGFWAHDNRENLLQEEEEQVEET
- the LOC100282304 gene encoding probable serine/threonine-protein phosphatase 2A regulatory subunit B'' subunit TON2 isoform X1; translated protein: MPGLGNSSDTELETKRILLEIFKERQRKSAEAGSIPSFYKKKPEEGSISSRVQRLAKYRFLKKQSEMLLNADDLDAMWVCLRENCVIDDATGAEKMNYEDFCHIATVCTEQIGQKCKRFFSPSNFMKFEKDDSGRIAILPFYLYVMRTVSLTQARIDMSELDEDSDGFLQPHEMEAYIRGLIPNLAQLRDMPTAFVQMFCRIAARKFFFFCDPHKRGKACIKKVLLSNCLQELMELHQESEEEVTDVEQAENWFSLTSAQRICDMFLALDKDTNSTLSKQELKEYADGTLTEIFIERVFDEHVRRSKVGGGNSREMDFESFLDFVLALENKDTPEGLTYLFRCLDLNGRGFLTTADIHTLFRDVHQKWIEGGNYELCIEDVRDEIWDMVKPADPLRISLSDLLSCKQGGTIASMLVDVRGFWAHDNRENLLQEEEEQVEET